From Plasmodium brasilianum strain Bolivian I chromosome 5, whole genome shotgun sequence, the proteins below share one genomic window:
- a CDS encoding cysteine-rich protective antigen has product MILLRIALFLLHIVVYLCSERKNKNIILINDETSSLNNTTQCSQDVHFAFKKELYKYCVEHDIKNTESHVYIQKKENNRWISQSELLGKFYKIKPVSIFNFVDDNQIILIICEYINNDKTNTKDCYRWSSQDGTTFTKKNVVIDNDIFNNKNYSSYSSAPLKISNKTYLLICGTHSNQLKNNKNEDHLASCTASDDDGRNWRTQIKINYSGFQADNPFFALTPHIFNDELGFYFYTGVNISTKSTGGQYIACSVDNGTNISFNCNDVNLFKENKLLQNITKLSDHYLTNYIDKDYLDLCYLYYTKENAIMIGSPKHIYNDHKCYNSSIIKEDESTFFFTYYNGHGLQNMHSIHYTQYD; this is encoded by the exons ATGATTTTACTAAGAATAGCATTATTCCTCCTGCATATTGTAGTTTATCTCTGTagtgaaagaaaaaacaagaaCATCATTCTTATAAATGATGAAACGTCCAGTTTAAATAATACCACACAGTGTTCACAGGATGTTCATTTTGCATTTAAAAAGgagttatataaatattgcgTTGAacatgatataaaaaatacagaatcacatgtatatatacagaaaaaagaaaacaatagATGGATATCACAATCAGAATTATtaggaaaattttataaaattaaacctgtatctatttttaattttgtggATGATAATCAAATTATACTTATAATTTGcgaatatataaacaatgaCAAAACTAATACTAAGGATTGTTACCGTTGGAGTAGCCAAGATGGGACtacatttacaaaaaaaaatgtagtcATAGataatgatatttttaataataaaaactattCATCTTATTCATCCGCtcctttaaaaatttctaataaaacttatttattaatttgtgGTACACATTCTAatcaattaaaaaacaataaaaacgAAGATCACTTGGCATCTTGCACTGCCAGTGATGATGATGGAAGAAATTGGAG AACACAAATTAAAATCAACTATTCCGGATTTCAAGCGGACAACCCATTTTTTGCCCTAACACCTCACATATTCAACGACGAGTTaggcttttatttttacacagGAGTAAATATTAGTACTAAGAGTACGGGTGGACAATATATAGCTTGTTCTGTTGATAATGGGACGAATATATCATTCAATTGTAATGATGTTAAtctttttaaagaaaataaattattacaaaatattacaaagTTGAGTGATCATTACTTGACTAATTATATAGATAAAGATTATTTAGATTTAtgttatttgtattatacgAAAGAAAATGCAATTATGATAGGCTCCccaaaacatatatataatgatcaTAAATGCTATAACAGTTCCATCATAAAAGAAGATGaatctacatttttttttacttattataaCGGGCATGGATTACAAAATATGCACTCAATTCACTATACACAGTATGACTAA